In Spirosoma aureum, a single genomic region encodes these proteins:
- the aspS gene encoding aspartate--tRNA ligase, translated as MLRTHTCGELRLTDSNNTVTLTGWVQTIRDKGGVLWVDLRDRYGITQLLLEDGQTSPELFAIARSLGREYVLKATGTVIERKSKNPNLPTGDIEIKVTSLDILNPAKLPPFLIEDETDGGDDLRMKYRYLDLRRNPVRRNLELRHRMAQQTRLYMDGQNFIEVETPVLIKSTPEGARDFVVPSRMNPGEFYALPQSPQTFKQLLMVSGFDRYYQIVKCFRDEDLRADRQPEFTQIDCEMSFVEQEDILNMFEGLVRHLFKAVKGIDMVEVPRMTYADAMKRYGSDKPDTRFGMEFVELKGTFDTVDMTSGKGFGVFDSAELVVGINAPGCAHYTRKQLDELTDWVKRPQIGAKGLIYVRYNEDGTLKSSVDKFYAEGDLKAWAAHFGAKPGDLMLLISGDCAKARKQLNELRLEMGSRLGLRDPNVFSALWVLDFPLLEYGEEEKRWFAMHHPFTSPKPEDIPLLENDPGSVRANAYDLVINGTEVGGGSIRIFNRDLQARMFSILGFSDEEAKNQFGFLMDAFEYGAPPHGGIAFGFDRLCSLFGGADSIRDFIAFPKNNSGRDVMIDSPSTISQAQLDELKIATVAK; from the coding sequence ATGCTTCGAACGCATACTTGCGGAGAACTCCGCCTTACTGACAGCAACAATACGGTCACATTGACCGGCTGGGTCCAGACAATTCGTGATAAGGGTGGCGTATTGTGGGTTGATCTACGTGACCGCTATGGTATTACACAACTTCTGCTTGAAGATGGCCAGACCTCGCCCGAACTTTTTGCCATTGCCCGCTCACTGGGCCGCGAATATGTTCTGAAAGCCACTGGCACAGTCATCGAGCGAAAGTCAAAAAACCCGAATCTGCCCACCGGCGACATTGAAATCAAGGTCACATCGCTTGACATTCTGAACCCGGCCAAGTTACCACCTTTCCTCATCGAGGACGAAACCGACGGTGGCGACGACCTGCGGATGAAATACCGATACCTGGATCTGCGCCGGAATCCTGTTCGCCGAAACCTTGAGCTTCGCCATCGGATGGCCCAGCAGACACGTCTGTACATGGACGGCCAGAATTTCATTGAGGTCGAAACGCCGGTATTGATCAAGTCCACGCCCGAAGGTGCACGGGATTTTGTGGTGCCAAGTCGGATGAATCCGGGCGAGTTTTATGCTCTTCCACAGTCTCCCCAAACATTTAAACAGTTGCTGATGGTATCGGGCTTTGACCGCTACTATCAGATTGTGAAGTGCTTTCGCGATGAAGATCTCCGTGCGGATCGTCAACCTGAATTCACACAGATCGACTGCGAAATGTCGTTCGTGGAGCAGGAAGATATTCTGAATATGTTCGAGGGCCTGGTGCGGCATCTGTTCAAAGCGGTAAAAGGGATCGATATGGTCGAAGTGCCACGCATGACCTATGCCGATGCCATGAAACGCTATGGGTCTGATAAACCCGATACGCGCTTTGGTATGGAATTCGTCGAACTCAAAGGCACTTTCGATACGGTTGATATGACCTCCGGGAAAGGTTTCGGCGTGTTCGATTCGGCCGAACTGGTTGTGGGTATCAACGCGCCGGGTTGCGCTCACTATACGCGCAAGCAGCTCGATGAACTAACAGACTGGGTGAAACGCCCGCAAATCGGCGCTAAAGGCCTGATTTATGTCCGCTATAACGAAGACGGTACGCTAAAATCGTCGGTAGACAAGTTTTATGCGGAAGGCGATTTAAAAGCCTGGGCTGCGCACTTTGGCGCTAAACCTGGTGATTTGATGCTGCTCATTTCGGGCGATTGTGCTAAAGCACGCAAACAACTGAACGAACTTCGGCTGGAAATGGGCAGTCGGTTAGGTCTGCGCGACCCAAACGTATTCAGTGCGTTATGGGTTCTCGACTTCCCGTTGCTCGAATATGGCGAAGAAGAGAAACGGTGGTTTGCCATGCACCACCCATTCACATCGCCAAAACCGGAAGATATTCCACTGTTGGAAAACGACCCGGGTTCGGTTCGGGCCAATGCATATGACCTGGTTATCAATGGAACCGAAGTTGGTGGGGGTTCTATCCGGATTTTCAACCGTGACCTACAGGCGCGGATGTTTAGTATTCTGGGTTTCTCGGATGAAGAAGCCAAAAATCAATTTGGCTTCCTGATGGATGCCTTCGAATACGGAGCTCCACCCCACGGTGGTATCGCATTTGGTTTCGACCGGTTGTGCTCACTCTTTGGCGGAGCCGATTCTATTCGCGATTTCATTGCCTTCCCGAAAAACAATTCTGGCCGGGATGTGATGATCGACTCGCCGTCAACCATTTCGCAAGCCCAATTAGATGAACTAAAGATTGCAACGGTAGCGAAGTAA
- a CDS encoding sialate O-acetylesterase: protein MSASVRPILLVLLILYSARSFAQLTITSPVPRIVYQRNQADEATIIITGLAPPTATTIEARFMPMAVGQGEVTAWTPLSFLPSSKAFRGSVLVKKGQYRLDVRAKTGSTVVAETYVNRVGVGEVFVLAGQSNVYGGLQRVPSSEEDRVSCVDFRQETINEYLLPFRFSNVSYGSNIGPSQPPHLWSILGDRLVRRLNVPVMFLGAALGGTSSDEWKQSAAGNLGNTPNSSVYRRLGIALLHYVSRTGARAVLWHQGENDLMTSTQTYFDNIQYVINKSRQQTGFNQLAWMVSRTSFVAGQTSATVIAAQNQLIAQVHDVFAGPATDSIVGPENRPDGTHMLGEGLYRFINTWEQCLNSTFFNTSVPFTPVDSSAFITSGYTLPLTRRPGETIQVASLRADAHESDNQYVAQLVRADNNQVVYESAPGTANPLMVTLPANLPDGQYRMRTNSTHPVTLGTLGEPFQVHQSATPTATQPSIQLTTSGGTTDPAIQRFAYRYEPKSHGFFVMVRSDIPVETQVISIDGGSFGNSGWNVASPSSQGPDYAEFADFNYLNNYPPAPLVLGGLSLAGIG, encoded by the coding sequence ATGAGCGCTTCTGTACGACCAATACTACTGGTATTGCTTATTCTATATTCTGCGCGATCCTTTGCTCAATTAACCATCACGAGCCCAGTACCCCGAATTGTTTATCAACGAAATCAGGCAGACGAAGCCACAATAATCATAACAGGTCTAGCTCCGCCAACGGCTACAACCATCGAAGCGAGATTTATGCCGATGGCCGTTGGGCAGGGCGAAGTAACAGCCTGGACACCTCTCTCATTTTTGCCATCATCTAAAGCATTTCGAGGATCTGTTCTTGTGAAAAAAGGGCAATATCGCCTGGATGTTCGAGCGAAAACAGGCAGTACCGTAGTAGCCGAAACGTACGTCAATCGGGTAGGTGTCGGCGAAGTATTCGTGTTGGCCGGTCAGTCGAACGTGTATGGTGGACTACAGCGTGTTCCAAGTTCCGAAGAGGATCGCGTTTCGTGTGTTGATTTCCGGCAGGAAACGATCAACGAATATCTGCTTCCTTTCCGGTTTAGTAATGTTAGCTACGGGAGTAATATAGGGCCAAGTCAGCCTCCACACCTTTGGAGTATTCTGGGTGATCGACTCGTTCGTCGGCTCAATGTACCGGTTATGTTTCTGGGCGCGGCATTAGGTGGTACCTCAAGCGATGAATGGAAACAATCGGCGGCCGGTAACCTGGGAAATACGCCTAATTCATCCGTGTATAGACGCTTGGGTATCGCTTTATTGCACTATGTATCCCGAACGGGAGCACGCGCCGTTCTCTGGCACCAGGGTGAAAATGACCTCATGACCAGTACTCAGACCTATTTCGACAATATTCAATATGTCATCAACAAATCCCGTCAACAGACAGGCTTCAACCAATTAGCCTGGATGGTGTCACGGACCAGTTTTGTAGCTGGCCAAACAAGTGCTACTGTTATTGCTGCTCAAAATCAATTAATTGCCCAGGTTCATGATGTCTTTGCGGGGCCCGCAACAGACAGTATAGTTGGCCCGGAGAACCGCCCCGATGGTACGCATATGCTTGGCGAGGGGCTCTATCGGTTTATCAATACCTGGGAACAATGCCTGAACAGTACGTTTTTCAATACGTCGGTACCATTTACCCCCGTCGATTCATCCGCTTTTATTACTAGTGGTTACACGCTTCCTCTCACCCGCCGACCCGGCGAAACCATTCAGGTAGCTTCTCTTCGGGCCGACGCTCATGAATCTGACAATCAATACGTTGCCCAACTAGTACGGGCTGACAATAACCAGGTTGTATACGAATCTGCCCCCGGCACAGCCAATCCATTGATGGTAACATTGCCTGCCAACTTGCCCGATGGGCAGTATCGCATGCGAACAAATTCGACTCATCCCGTTACTTTAGGTACTCTTGGCGAACCTTTTCAGGTACATCAATCGGCAACACCCACCGCTACTCAGCCTTCAATTCAGCTGACAACTAGTGGCGGAACAACCGACCCGGCCATACAACGTTTTGCCTACCGATATGAACCAAAAAGTCATGGTTTTTTCGTAATGGTTCGATCAGATATTCCGGTAGAAACTCAAGTTATTAGTATAGACGGCGGGAGTTTCGGCAATTCGGGCTGGAATGTGGCCTCGCCCAGCAGTCAGGGACCCGACTATGCCGAATTTGCCGATTTCAATTATCTGAACAATTACCCCCCAGCGCCTTTGGTGTTGGGGGGGTTGAGCCTGGCCGGTATCGGTTAG
- a CDS encoding amidohydrolase, giving the protein MKRQFLTTLLLIPIIAVAQPKAKKAATPTIDPDKQAVIADLDKRFPEYATISKQIWTFAELGYQEEKSSALLEEQLKKEGFDVQTGVAGIPTAFVATYGSGKPVIGILGEYDALPGLATEAKPEFTPIAGQKGGHGCGHNLFGTASVAAAVEVKDWLKKSGHAGTVKIYGCPAEEGGSAKVYMVREGLFNDVDVVLHWHPGAQNAADAGTSLANKNAKFRFKGIAAHAAASPERGRSALDGVEAMDYMVNMMREHIPSDTRIHYVITRGGEAPNVVPAFAEVYYYARHKDRAVVQSVWKRIENAAEGAAKGTGTQVSWEVLGGVYDLLPNVTLAEVMHQNLKTVGGVNYTPEETEFAKKISETFDRKVPIEEAATVKDFRDASESATSGGSTDVGDVSWTVPTVGLSTATWVPGSSAHSWQSTAASGMSIGQKGMIVAAKTLSMTALDLFKTPTLIEKARAEWVRKRGADFKYEALLGDRKPALDYRK; this is encoded by the coding sequence ATGAAAAGACAATTCCTCACAACCTTATTACTCATTCCTATAATCGCCGTAGCTCAGCCTAAAGCAAAAAAAGCAGCAACTCCAACGATTGATCCTGATAAACAGGCTGTCATTGCGGACCTCGACAAACGGTTCCCAGAATACGCTACTATTTCAAAACAGATCTGGACTTTCGCGGAACTTGGCTATCAGGAAGAAAAAAGCTCAGCCCTACTGGAAGAACAATTAAAAAAAGAAGGTTTTGATGTTCAAACAGGTGTGGCTGGAATTCCCACAGCTTTTGTAGCTACCTACGGTTCAGGCAAACCCGTTATCGGTATTCTGGGTGAATATGACGCGCTGCCAGGACTGGCAACCGAAGCCAAACCTGAATTTACGCCCATTGCGGGACAAAAAGGCGGGCACGGATGTGGCCATAATCTCTTCGGAACGGCGTCGGTAGCAGCTGCTGTTGAGGTGAAAGACTGGCTCAAAAAATCAGGCCATGCCGGAACGGTCAAAATTTACGGTTGTCCAGCCGAAGAAGGTGGTTCGGCCAAGGTGTATATGGTACGCGAGGGTCTGTTTAATGATGTAGACGTTGTGCTGCATTGGCATCCTGGTGCTCAGAATGCTGCCGATGCCGGTACATCGCTGGCCAATAAGAATGCAAAGTTTCGGTTTAAAGGGATTGCGGCTCACGCTGCTGCATCGCCAGAGCGCGGTCGATCGGCGCTGGATGGTGTCGAAGCGATGGATTACATGGTCAACATGATGCGCGAGCACATTCCATCCGATACCCGTATTCACTATGTCATTACGCGCGGTGGTGAAGCGCCAAACGTCGTTCCGGCTTTTGCGGAAGTTTATTATTACGCTCGCCATAAAGACCGGGCAGTCGTGCAAAGTGTCTGGAAACGCATTGAAAATGCGGCCGAAGGCGCAGCCAAAGGAACGGGCACACAGGTAAGCTGGGAAGTGTTGGGCGGTGTTTATGACTTGTTACCCAACGTAACTCTGGCCGAAGTAATGCACCAAAACCTGAAAACAGTTGGCGGGGTGAATTATACCCCTGAAGAAACAGAGTTTGCCAAGAAAATCAGCGAGACGTTCGACCGGAAAGTCCCCATCGAAGAAGCAGCTACCGTAAAAGACTTCCGCGATGCTTCTGAAAGTGCGACCAGTGGCGGCTCGACCGATGTTGGCGACGTAAGCTGGACGGTGCCGACCGTGGGTTTATCAACCGCTACCTGGGTTCCGGGCTCATCGGCACACAGCTGGCAGTCTACGGCAGCCAGTGGCATGAGCATTGGCCAAAAGGGAATGATCGTAGCGGCCAAAACACTCTCCATGACAGCCCTCGATCTATTCAAAACACCGACACTCATCGAGAAAGCCCGCGCGGAGTGGGTCAGGAAGCGGGGTGCCGACTTCAAGTATGAAGCACTGCTCGGCGATCGGAAACCAGCGTTGGATTACCGAAAATAA
- a CDS encoding FAD-binding protein: protein MRLKDKLPLSYLLFTSRGRIKRATYWIVSAFIWSTFYVLHTVLFDFVGEGATYALYPLLIGSLFATATKRLHDTNHSGYWLLLVLIPVLGPIWLIYQLGFKKGDSQKNKFGTVPDEAADYFKNDTGQIVAHHNSPERIINDVTQLNPVIVAEVFRPESVAELQERLRTTTGPVSVGGGRFSMGGQTASPNSQHIDMRGLNQVIHFSKDDRIIKVQAGIRWCDIQRFIDPHDLSIKIMQTYANFTVGGALSVNCHGRYMGHGPLILAVRSIDIVLADGSLVQASRTENPDVFFGAIGGYNGLGIIVAVELDLEANLAVRRDHYKLARSAYRSYFANTIRDNPEAVFHNGDMYPPAFTNMRAVTWVKTTEKPTVKMRLMPLRESYPLERYFMWAFTETFFGKWRREHIVDPLIYLSQPIHWRNYEAGYDVAELEPRSRTKRTYVLQEYFVPVRHFDAFSEKMSEIFNRYRVNVINVSIRHALPDSGSYLAWAREEVFAFVVYYKQRTNEIAKNEVAIWTRELIDAAISVDGAYYLPYQAHALPEQFHQAYPNARKLFALKKKLDPAFRFHNVFWDTYYNPSTF from the coding sequence ATGCGTCTAAAAGATAAACTTCCTCTCAGTTACCTTCTATTTACAAGCAGGGGCCGTATCAAGCGAGCTACCTACTGGATAGTCTCCGCATTTATCTGGAGTACATTCTACGTACTGCATACCGTGCTGTTTGACTTCGTGGGCGAAGGGGCGACGTATGCACTCTACCCGCTCCTGATCGGCTCCCTGTTCGCAACAGCCACAAAACGGCTGCACGATACAAATCACTCTGGCTACTGGCTGCTTCTGGTGTTGATTCCGGTTCTTGGCCCAATCTGGCTGATCTATCAACTGGGATTCAAAAAGGGAGATTCGCAGAAAAACAAATTCGGGACAGTTCCTGATGAAGCCGCTGATTATTTCAAAAACGATACCGGTCAGATAGTCGCGCACCATAACAGCCCGGAACGCATTATCAATGATGTCACTCAGCTCAATCCGGTTATTGTGGCAGAGGTTTTTCGGCCCGAATCTGTAGCGGAGTTGCAGGAACGACTCCGAACAACTACGGGCCCTGTATCGGTAGGTGGTGGACGGTTCAGTATGGGTGGACAAACGGCAAGTCCAAACAGTCAGCACATCGATATGCGTGGTCTGAATCAGGTCATTCATTTCTCGAAAGATGATCGCATCATTAAAGTGCAGGCTGGCATCCGTTGGTGCGACATCCAGCGGTTCATTGACCCCCACGACCTGAGCATTAAAATCATGCAGACCTATGCCAATTTTACCGTTGGCGGAGCGCTGAGTGTAAACTGTCATGGCCGCTACATGGGGCACGGCCCGCTCATTCTGGCCGTCCGTTCCATTGACATTGTGCTGGCCGATGGGTCGCTTGTTCAAGCCAGTCGTACCGAAAATCCAGATGTATTTTTCGGCGCTATTGGTGGCTATAACGGGTTGGGAATTATTGTAGCCGTCGAGCTAGATCTTGAAGCGAACCTGGCCGTTCGGCGTGACCATTACAAACTGGCCCGTTCAGCCTATCGTTCCTACTTTGCCAATACCATCCGCGATAATCCCGAAGCGGTTTTTCATAATGGCGATATGTATCCGCCCGCCTTTACAAACATGCGGGCCGTTACGTGGGTTAAAACAACCGAAAAGCCAACCGTCAAAATGCGCCTGATGCCACTTCGGGAATCCTATCCGCTGGAACGATATTTTATGTGGGCATTTACTGAGACATTCTTCGGTAAATGGCGACGTGAACACATCGTAGACCCGCTTATCTACCTGAGCCAGCCCATTCATTGGCGCAATTACGAAGCAGGTTACGATGTCGCTGAACTCGAACCGAGATCACGCACGAAACGCACCTACGTATTGCAGGAATATTTTGTTCCTGTTCGTCACTTCGACGCTTTTTCGGAGAAAATGAGTGAGATATTTAACCGCTATCGGGTCAACGTTATCAATGTCTCGATTCGCCATGCACTCCCCGATTCGGGTTCGTATCTGGCCTGGGCGCGCGAAGAAGTTTTTGCCTTTGTGGTCTATTATAAACAGCGGACCAATGAAATCGCTAAAAATGAAGTAGCTATCTGGACGCGCGAACTGATCGATGCGGCTATATCGGTCGATGGGGCCTATTATCTTCCCTATCAGGCGCATGCCCTGCCGGAGCAATTCCATCAGGCTTACCCAAACGCTAGAAAATTATTTGCACTCAAGAAAAAACTCGATCCCGCCTTTCGGTTTCACAACGTATTCTGGGATACATACTATAACCCCTCTACTTTCTAA
- a CDS encoding DUF11 domain-containing protein, with product MEPIPPVPPILTLYGVPATPPCLSGSFSVSVTVTDGEMNNGNSFAVQLSDATGSFSAGTTIGTGSTSPILATLPSGLPPGNNYRIRVIGSNPAVVSMPGAPLLICSDAADLSLSMQLDNRVPAVGQVVSLTLSLTNSGPQAAAGVRLQSLLPPAITFVDSPNSAVSVLESAVTIEAGTVSAGTTIPYIFRLKATQSGTFATAAQIIGSQTSDPDSQPNSGTGDGQDDASLVDLRTADATGPLVTSPNPNQTPLPAVLSNQPPTDPTKADLSLSMRTSNLTVSANGLVSLTVTVVNRGGLVASNTAIQVLLPTGWQVTNTTGLTINGQTITASIGEIAAGNSVSIVLPVQVSGTGTITAQILSVTEADPDSTPGNGYENGEDDEARIHIRTNG from the coding sequence ATGGAACCAATTCCGCCTGTGCCTCCTATTCTAACACTTTATGGTGTTCCGGCTACCCCTCCCTGCCTATCCGGTTCATTCTCCGTATCGGTTACTGTCACAGACGGAGAAATGAATAATGGAAATAGCTTTGCAGTCCAATTGTCGGACGCTACAGGTTCCTTTAGCGCCGGAACAACGATTGGCACGGGTAGTACAAGTCCAATACTAGCTACTTTACCCTCGGGCTTACCTCCGGGAAATAATTACCGTATACGGGTGATCGGTAGTAATCCGGCCGTAGTCAGCATGCCTGGTGCTCCCCTGCTTATTTGTTCTGATGCCGCTGACTTATCGCTGTCTATGCAGCTCGATAATCGCGTACCCGCTGTTGGTCAGGTCGTTTCTCTCACTTTGTCACTGACAAATTCCGGCCCACAGGCTGCAGCGGGCGTACGCCTTCAAAGCCTCCTCCCTCCAGCTATCACCTTTGTTGATTCGCCCAATTCCGCCGTTAGTGTGCTGGAAAGTGCAGTAACCATCGAGGCAGGTACTGTTTCTGCAGGGACAACTATTCCTTACATTTTTCGGCTAAAAGCGACTCAGTCCGGCACGTTTGCCACAGCCGCCCAGATCATTGGCAGTCAGACCTCTGACCCCGACAGCCAGCCCAACTCAGGTACAGGCGATGGGCAGGACGATGCCAGTCTGGTCGACCTGCGAACCGCCGATGCAACTGGGCCGTTAGTCACATCACCGAATCCAAATCAGACGCCCCTTCCAGCGGTACTATCAAATCAGCCACCAACCGATCCGACAAAAGCTGATTTAAGCCTTTCTATGCGTACGAGTAATTTAACCGTATCGGCAAATGGACTTGTTAGTCTGACAGTTACCGTCGTTAATCGAGGAGGACTCGTAGCCAGTAACACAGCCATTCAGGTTCTATTACCTACAGGTTGGCAAGTAACCAATACGACTGGCTTAACTATTAATGGTCAGACGATTACGGCATCCATAGGCGAAATAGCAGCCGGCAATTCGGTCAGCATTGTCCTGCCTGTTCAGGTAAGTGGAACTGGCACGATAACCGCTCAGATTTTAAGCGTCACGGAAGCCGATCCAGACTCTACACCCGGAAATGGGTACGAAAATGGCGAAGACGATGAAGCCCGCATCCATATTCGAACTAATGGTTAG
- a CDS encoding methyltransferase domain-containing protein, producing the protein MTPVTSEFHTVFDETKPRDAFYRFLQVVFHLYPEDKFHHLIREVTKTETSDERIYKTVQDRLPSIKPFLSELTYALPALKTQKKEMTRQTLELLPKGAQINGYVEIGSPGRYISHLRKHLPISGPIYLINDVAPTNSPADIMERGQLGKIGTFVELNDYEPISPDAIASESVDLVTCLIGLHHARPEKLAGFINSIRRILRPGGWFILRDHDVKTADMAKFVSLVHTVFNLGLNISWEIDQQDYKGFKPIEEWSRLISQAGFSDAGKRLLQANDPSDNTLVLFTKI; encoded by the coding sequence ATGACACCAGTAACTTCTGAATTTCACACTGTTTTCGATGAAACGAAACCCCGCGATGCGTTTTACCGCTTTCTACAGGTCGTTTTTCACCTCTATCCCGAAGATAAGTTTCACCACCTGATTCGCGAAGTAACGAAAACCGAAACGTCGGACGAGCGTATTTATAAAACTGTACAGGATCGCCTGCCCAGCATCAAGCCGTTTCTGTCAGAACTGACCTATGCGCTTCCTGCCCTAAAAACGCAGAAAAAAGAAATGACCCGGCAAACGCTGGAATTGCTGCCCAAAGGAGCCCAGATAAACGGTTACGTTGAAATTGGGTCACCGGGCCGCTACATCAGCCATCTGCGTAAACACCTGCCTATCAGCGGGCCTATTTACCTGATCAACGATGTTGCCCCAACCAACAGCCCTGCCGATATTATGGAACGGGGTCAGTTAGGCAAAATCGGCACTTTTGTTGAACTGAATGATTACGAGCCGATTAGCCCAGATGCGATTGCCAGTGAGAGTGTCGATCTGGTAACCTGCCTGATTGGTCTGCACCACGCCCGACCCGAAAAACTAGCGGGCTTTATCAACTCCATCCGGCGGATTCTGCGGCCTGGTGGCTGGTTTATTCTGCGCGATCACGACGTAAAAACCGCTGACATGGCCAAGTTTGTATCGCTCGTGCATACGGTTTTTAACCTTGGCCTGAACATCAGCTGGGAAATCGACCAGCAGGATTATAAGGGATTCAAACCGATCGAGGAATGGAGTCGGCTCATTAGTCAGGCGGGATTTAGCGATGCGGGCAAACGGCTCCTTCAGGCCAATGACCCATCGGATAATACGCTGGTTCTGTTTACGAAAATTTGA